A window of Pseudomonas guangdongensis contains these coding sequences:
- a CDS encoding cytochrome b, protein MSKFMEWVDARFPATKMWEDHLSKYYAPKNFNFWYFFGSLALLVLVNQILTGIWLTMSFEPSAEGAFASVEYIMRDVEYGWILRYMHSTGASAFFVVVYLHMFRGLMYGSYQKPRELVWIFGMLIYLALMAEAFMGYLLPWGQMSYWGAQVIISLFGAIPVIGADLTQWIRGDYLISGITLNRFFALHVIALPIVILGLVVLHILALHEVGSNNPDGVDIKKKKDENGVPLDGIPFHPYYTVKDIVGVVVFLFVFCTVIFFFPEMGGYFLEKPNFEPANPFKTPAHIAPVWYFTPFYAILRAVPDKLLGVIAMGAAIAVLFVLPWLDRSPVRSMRYKGWLSKIWLLVFCVSFVILGVLGVLSPTPGRTLLSQICTILYFAFFILMPFYTRMEKTKPVPERVTG, encoded by the coding sequence ATGAGCAAATTCATGGAATGGGTCGATGCGCGTTTCCCCGCGACCAAGATGTGGGAAGACCATCTGTCCAAATATTACGCACCGAAGAACTTCAACTTCTGGTACTTCTTCGGCTCCCTGGCGCTGCTGGTGCTGGTCAACCAGATCCTCACCGGTATCTGGCTGACCATGAGCTTCGAGCCGTCCGCAGAAGGCGCCTTCGCCTCCGTCGAATACATCATGCGTGATGTGGAGTACGGCTGGATCCTGCGCTACATGCACTCCACCGGCGCTTCGGCGTTCTTCGTGGTGGTGTACCTGCACATGTTCCGCGGCCTGATGTACGGCTCCTACCAGAAGCCGCGCGAACTGGTGTGGATCTTCGGCATGCTGATCTACCTGGCGCTGATGGCCGAGGCCTTCATGGGCTACCTGCTGCCGTGGGGCCAGATGTCCTACTGGGGCGCCCAGGTGATCATCTCGCTGTTCGGTGCGATCCCGGTGATCGGTGCCGACCTGACCCAGTGGATCCGTGGTGACTACCTGATCTCCGGCATCACCCTGAACCGCTTCTTCGCCCTGCACGTGATCGCCCTGCCGATCGTGATTCTCGGCCTGGTGGTCCTGCACATCCTGGCACTGCACGAAGTCGGCTCCAACAACCCCGATGGCGTGGACATCAAGAAGAAGAAGGACGAGAACGGCGTTCCGCTGGACGGCATCCCGTTCCATCCCTACTACACCGTCAAGGACATCGTCGGCGTGGTGGTGTTCCTGTTCGTGTTCTGCACCGTGATCTTCTTCTTCCCGGAGATGGGTGGTTACTTCCTCGAGAAGCCGAACTTCGAACCCGCCAACCCGTTCAAGACTCCGGCACACATCGCTCCGGTGTGGTACTTCACTCCGTTCTACGCCATCCTGCGCGCCGTTCCGGACAAGCTGCTCGGTGTGATCGCCATGGGCGCCGCCATCGCCGTGCTGTTCGTGCTGCCGTGGCTGGATCGCAGCCCGGTACGCTCGATGCGCTACAAGGGCTGGCTGAGCAAGATCTGGCTGCTGGTGTTCTGCGTGTCCTTCGTGATCCTCGGCGTGCTGGGCGTGCTGTCGCCGACTCCGGGCCGCACCCTGCTGTCGCAGATCTGCACCATTCTGTACTTCGCCTTCTTCATCCTGATGCCGTTCTACACCCGGATGGAGAAGACCAAACCGGTTCCGGAAAGGGTGACTGGCTGA
- the petA gene encoding ubiquinol-cytochrome c reductase iron-sulfur subunit, giving the protein MSNDGVNVGRRRFLVAATSVVGAAGAVGAAVPFVGSWFPSAKAKAAGAPVKVNVAKIEPGQQIVAEWRGKPVFIVRRTDEILANLAKLEGAVADPESKASEQPTYVDPKVRSIKPDLLVVEGLCTHLGCAPSFRPEVAPADLGADWVGGYFCPCHGSRYDLAGRVYKAQPAPLNLPVPPHTYESDDVIIVGVDQEKA; this is encoded by the coding sequence ATGAGTAATGACGGCGTGAATGTGGGCCGGCGTCGGTTCCTCGTCGCCGCCACTTCGGTGGTGGGGGCGGCTGGAGCTGTCGGTGCTGCGGTCCCGTTCGTGGGGTCATGGTTCCCCAGTGCCAAGGCCAAGGCCGCCGGTGCTCCGGTGAAGGTGAACGTGGCGAAGATCGAGCCGGGTCAGCAGATCGTTGCTGAGTGGCGCGGCAAGCCGGTGTTCATCGTTCGCCGCACCGACGAGATCCTGGCCAATCTGGCCAAGCTCGAGGGTGCCGTGGCAGACCCGGAATCCAAGGCTTCCGAGCAACCGACCTACGTGGACCCGAAGGTTCGTTCGATCAAGCCCGATCTGCTGGTCGTCGAAGGCCTGTGTACCCATCTGGGCTGCGCGCCGTCCTTCCGTCCCGAAGTCGCCCCGGCCGACCTGGGTGCCGATTGGGTGGGTGGCTACTTCTGCCCCTGCCACGGCTCCCGCTACGACCTGGCTGGCCGCGTGTACAAGGCGCAGCCCGCGCCGTTGAACCTGCCGGTCCCGCCGCACACCTACGAGTCCGATGATGTGATCATCGTCGGTGTGGATCAGGAGAAAGCCTGA
- the rpsI gene encoding 30S ribosomal protein S9 yields MSATQNYGTGRRKTATARVFLRPGTGKISINNRSLEQFFGRETARMVVRQPLELTENVEKFDVYVTVAGGGVSGQAGAIRHGITRALIEYDETLRSPLRKAGYVTRDAREVERKKIGLRKARKRPQYSKR; encoded by the coding sequence ATGTCGGCGACTCAAAACTACGGCACCGGCCGTCGCAAGACCGCTACCGCGCGTGTATTCCTGCGTCCGGGCACTGGCAAGATCTCCATCAACAATCGCAGCCTGGAGCAGTTCTTCGGCCGCGAGACCGCTCGCATGGTCGTGCGCCAGCCGCTCGAGCTGACCGAGAATGTCGAGAAGTTCGACGTTTACGTCACCGTCGCCGGTGGCGGTGTCAGCGGCCAGGCCGGTGCTATCCGTCATGGCATCACTCGCGCCCTGATCGAGTACGACGAGACGCTGCGCAGCCCGCTGCGTAAAGCCGGTTACGTCACTCGTGACGCCCGTGAGGTCGAGCGTAAGAAGATTGGTCTGCGCAAAGCCCGTAAGCGTCCGCAATACTCCAAGCGTTAA
- the rplM gene encoding 50S ribosomal protein L13 gives MKTFSAKPETVKRDWYVVDAAGKTLGRLATEIASRLRGKHKPEYTPHVDTGDYIVVINAEQVRVTGAKSSDKMYYHHSGFPGGIKSINFEKLIARAPERVIETAVKGMLPKNPLGRDMYRKLKVYAGASHPHTAQQPQELKI, from the coding sequence ATGAAAACTTTCTCTGCGAAACCGGAAACCGTCAAGCGCGACTGGTACGTTGTCGACGCCGCTGGCAAGACCCTGGGTCGTCTTGCCACTGAAATCGCCAGCCGTCTGCGTGGCAAGCACAAGCCGGAGTACACTCCGCACGTCGATACCGGCGACTACATCGTCGTGATCAACGCCGAGCAGGTGCGTGTCACCGGTGCCAAGAGCTCCGACAAGATGTACTACCATCACTCCGGTTTCCCGGGTGGTATCAAGTCGATCAACTTCGAGAAGCTGATCGCTCGTGCTCCCGAGCGCGTGATCGAGACCGCCGTCAAGGGCATGCTGCCGAAGAACCCGCTGGGTCGCGACATGTATCGCAAGCTGAAAGTGTATGCTGGTGCCAGCCACCCGCACACCGCTCAGCAGCCCCAAGAACTGAAGATTTAA
- a CDS encoding M48 family metallopeptidase codes for MPRVLRLAGLAGLAGALLLSGCQAVNTTSGGAVGVQRQQYMFSMLSSDQLNQMYAQSYRETLSKAASSGKLDKSSALAQRVDGVARRLIAQAPAFRADALNWNWEINLIDSDELNANVGPGGKIIVYSGLVRQLNLNDAELAAVLGHEIAHALREHSREAISKAYGAELAKQGAVALLGLGEAGGQLADVAVQYGMTLPNSRGHENEADLIGLELAARAGFDPNAAITLWNKMAQAGNGAPPEFMSTHPASSTRQANLRAAIPRVMPLYEQARGQR; via the coding sequence ATGCCCCGTGTCTTGCGTCTTGCCGGTCTTGCCGGTCTTGCCGGTGCGTTGCTGCTGAGCGGCTGCCAGGCGGTCAATACCACCAGCGGCGGTGCCGTGGGGGTGCAGCGCCAGCAGTACATGTTCAGCATGCTGTCCAGCGACCAGCTGAACCAGATGTATGCCCAGTCTTACCGGGAAACCCTGAGCAAGGCGGCCAGCAGCGGCAAGCTGGACAAGAGCAGCGCGCTGGCCCAGCGGGTCGACGGCGTGGCCCGGCGCTTGATCGCCCAGGCGCCGGCGTTCCGTGCCGATGCGCTGAACTGGAACTGGGAAATCAACCTGATCGACAGCGACGAGCTGAATGCCAATGTCGGTCCGGGCGGCAAGATCATCGTCTACAGCGGGCTGGTGCGTCAGCTCAATCTGAACGATGCCGAGCTGGCCGCGGTGCTGGGTCACGAGATCGCCCACGCCCTGCGCGAGCACAGTCGCGAGGCGATTTCCAAGGCCTATGGTGCCGAGCTGGCCAAGCAAGGGGCTGTTGCCCTGCTCGGGCTGGGCGAAGCGGGCGGCCAGTTGGCCGATGTCGCCGTGCAGTACGGCATGACCCTGCCCAACAGCCGCGGTCACGAGAACGAGGCCGACCTGATCGGTCTGGAGCTGGCGGCGCGCGCCGGCTTCGATCCGAATGCCGCCATCACCCTGTGGAACAAGATGGCGCAGGCCGGCAATGGTGCGCCGCCCGAGTTCATGAGCACCCACCCGGCTTCGTCGACGCGACAAGCCAACCTGCGCGCCGCGATTCCGCGCGTAATGCCTCTTTACGAACAGGCGCGCGGTCAGCGTTGA
- a CDS encoding SOS response-associated peptidase: protein MCGRFALFRWPESLAAVPGFPARLESRWNISPGQSVLLLRATADGREAAAVHWGLTPPWLADLSRAPAQARAETLAEQPLFREAFARRRGILPANGFYEWRGPRRRPFWMSAEQGGLLSMAALWEAYPVGGRTYLSAAVVTVAAGPQRRPLLLDAAGEALWLDPQADPQALQALLGAGRVGLRERLLAGLGNSPQEEGPQCLTPA, encoded by the coding sequence ATGTGCGGACGTTTTGCCCTGTTTCGCTGGCCGGAGTCCCTGGCGGCCGTGCCCGGCTTTCCGGCGCGCCTGGAGTCGCGCTGGAACATCTCGCCCGGCCAGTCGGTGCTGCTGCTGCGCGCAACGGCCGACGGGCGCGAGGCGGCTGCGGTGCACTGGGGGCTGACGCCGCCCTGGCTGGCAGACCTGTCGCGAGCGCCGGCCCAGGCGCGTGCGGAAACCCTCGCCGAGCAGCCGTTGTTTCGCGAGGCGTTCGCCCGGCGCCGCGGCATCCTGCCGGCCAACGGCTTCTATGAGTGGCGCGGCCCGCGGCGTCGGCCGTTCTGGATGAGCGCGGAGCAGGGCGGTCTGCTGTCGATGGCGGCGTTGTGGGAGGCCTATCCGGTCGGTGGTCGTACCTACCTGAGCGCCGCGGTGGTCACCGTGGCAGCCGGACCGCAGCGCCGGCCGTTGCTGCTGGACGCCGCCGGCGAGGCCTTGTGGCTGGACCCGCAGGCCGACCCGCAGGCGCTGCAGGCCCTGCTGGGCGCTGGCCGGGTGGGCTTGCGCGAGCGACTGCTGGCCGGGCTGGGCAACAGTCCGCAGGAGGAGGGCCCGCAATGCCTGACCCCGGCCTGA
- a CDS encoding putative signal transducing protein, protein MQRIYEPADGLEGERLVDMLAGESIDARLLGGYLLGALGELPLAGLLAIQVADADAPRARALIAAYNSARPLDDSGEPGGEPGVLDC, encoded by the coding sequence ATGCAGCGGATCTACGAGCCGGCCGACGGGCTGGAAGGTGAGCGGCTGGTCGACATGCTGGCCGGCGAGAGCATCGATGCGCGCCTGCTGGGCGGTTATCTGCTCGGTGCGCTGGGCGAGCTGCCGCTGGCCGGATTGCTGGCGATCCAGGTGGCGGATGCCGATGCGCCGCGCGCCCGGGCGCTGATCGCGGCGTACAATAGCGCCCGGCCGCTGGACGACAGCGGCGAGCCGGGCGGGGAGCCCGGGGTGCTCGATTGCTGA
- a CDS encoding CPXCG motif-containing cysteine-rich protein, whose translation MLEVQGYDCPYCGESVETLLDLSAGDQSYVEDCPVCCRPVCFELRTDGRSWTLRVGREDD comes from the coding sequence ATGCTGGAAGTTCAGGGCTATGACTGTCCGTATTGCGGCGAGTCGGTAGAAACGCTGCTCGATCTGTCGGCCGGCGACCAGTCCTATGTCGAGGACTGTCCGGTCTGCTGTCGACCGGTATGTTTCGAGCTGCGCACCGATGGCCGCAGCTGGACGCTGCGGGTCGGGCGCGAGGACGACTGA
- a CDS encoding 1-acyl-sn-glycerol-3-phosphate acyltransferase: protein MGEFEAIRPYADTEVRAVLARLLTDDAFLSILTRYRFPRLAGPCGWLLKPIIAHYLRREIQGVDSVAALQARIEPYVDRSIERASDGITYSGLENLQKGRAYLFLSNHRDIVMDPAFVNYALYHAGHPTPRLAIGDNLLQKPFVSDLMRLNKSFIVHRSISGRREKLAAFQTLSAYINHSIRTEGESIWIAQAEGRAKDGDDRTDSAILKMFHMSRKDEAFASVLRELHLVPIAISYEYDPCDLAKARELYIRASTGSYSKAPGEDDASIALGITGYKGRVHIHFGAEIDTPEDDAKLLAQRIDREILGHYRLFPVHYLAYAMWDERDPQLAVPPADSLFEADELARARSEWQRRLDACPAEQRPWLIMQYATPLRNRYAALYSAT, encoded by the coding sequence ATGGGCGAGTTCGAAGCCATCCGACCCTATGCCGACACGGAAGTGCGCGCCGTTCTGGCGCGCCTGCTCACCGACGACGCCTTTCTTTCCATCCTGACACGCTATCGCTTCCCGCGCCTGGCCGGCCCCTGCGGCTGGCTGCTCAAGCCGATCATCGCCCATTACCTGCGCCGCGAGATCCAGGGCGTGGACAGCGTGGCCGCCCTGCAGGCGCGCATCGAGCCCTATGTCGACCGCAGCATCGAGCGGGCCAGCGACGGCATCACCTACTCCGGCCTGGAAAACCTGCAGAAGGGGCGCGCCTACCTGTTCCTCAGCAATCACCGCGACATCGTCATGGATCCGGCGTTCGTCAACTACGCGCTGTACCACGCCGGGCATCCCACGCCACGCCTGGCGATCGGCGACAACCTGCTGCAGAAGCCCTTCGTCAGCGACCTGATGCGCCTGAACAAGAGCTTCATCGTGCACCGCTCGATCAGCGGTCGGCGCGAGAAGCTGGCCGCTTTCCAGACCCTGTCGGCCTACATCAACCACTCGATCCGCACGGAAGGCGAGTCAATCTGGATCGCCCAGGCCGAGGGCCGCGCCAAGGACGGCGACGACCGTACCGATTCGGCGATCCTCAAGATGTTCCACATGAGCCGCAAGGACGAAGCCTTCGCCAGCGTGCTGCGCGAACTCCATCTGGTGCCGATCGCCATCAGCTACGAGTACGATCCCTGCGACCTGGCCAAGGCCCGCGAGCTGTACATCCGCGCCAGCACCGGCAGCTACAGCAAGGCGCCAGGCGAGGACGACGCCAGCATCGCCCTGGGCATCACCGGCTACAAGGGGCGCGTGCACATCCACTTCGGCGCCGAGATCGACACCCCGGAGGACGACGCCAAGCTGCTGGCACAGCGCATCGACCGCGAGATCCTCGGCCATTACCGGCTGTTCCCGGTGCACTATCTGGCCTACGCCATGTGGGACGAGCGCGACCCGCAACTGGCGGTGCCGCCGGCGGACAGCCTGTTCGAGGCTGACGAGCTGGCGCGCGCGCGCAGCGAATGGCAACGCCGCCTCGACGCCTGCCCGGCCGAGCAGCGCCCGTGGCTGATCATGCAGTACGCCACC